A genome region from Setaria italica strain Yugu1 chromosome III, Setaria_italica_v2.0, whole genome shotgun sequence includes the following:
- the LOC101764576 gene encoding uncharacterized protein LOC101764576 — translation MHITFSREDHWVHIPDPRSYPFVVCPTIDRVLLSKQGSYPIGRVILPLTFGTFDNYCTEHLTFEVANFKISYHANLSRPMLASFMAIPNHTYLILKMPAPNGILSIFGDVKTSCKCDTEAVQLAETVEYSTNATIMLTESKKVDQN, via the exons ATGcacataaccttctccagggaagATCATTGGGTGCACATTCCGGACCCCAGGTCTTACCCTTTCGTGGTGTGCCCGACCATAGATAGAGTCCTCCTCTCCAAG caaggatcctatcctatcgGGAGAGTTATCCTGCCACTCACGTTCGGCACCTTCGACAACTACTGCACCGAGCACCTCACCTTTGAGGTAGCCAACTTCAAGATTTCCTACCATGCCAACCTTAGTAGGCCGATGCTAGCGAGCTTCATGGCGATTCCCAAccacacctacctcatcctcaagatgccagCTCCAAACGGCATCCTTTCCATCTTCGGTGATGTCAAGACATCTTGCAAGTGCGACACGGAAGCCGTGCAACTCGCCGAGACCGTAGAGTACTCGACCAATGCCACCATAATGCTCACCGAGTCCAAGAAGGTGGACCAAAACTAG